One window of the Cryptomeria japonica chromosome 7, Sugi_1.0, whole genome shotgun sequence genome contains the following:
- the LOC131037072 gene encoding G-type lectin S-receptor-like serine/threonine-protein kinase LECRK3, with protein sequence MGVSVCMALRGSLLRLICVTYLLLAMGVLTRQQNGPCADTGNGFGVCGLNGICLVSGTSPNCSCPPGFDFVEKANPSNGCLQITSHQEICSTNGTKMETIEKVDWPKNDYWHMEFVNQTACQQACIDDCYCTVTIYGNVNGTDNCWKKAMPLRNGVASPTRIAYIKVYSGISEAVPPPPSKVIKEEKGKGLALVGISIMGCSLVVAVILLLLWLLTCRSKLKVFHEQHKFNPIGLKPFSYHELDAATEGFKVEIGRGAFGTVYKGTLADGRAIAVKKLHDLFKKQNPEEGEKEFRTEMGIIAASHHKNLVQLYGFCDEGSHKILVYEYMSNGSLDDRLFKGTKGLDWELRVQILLGTARGLLYLHEECRTHIIHCDIKPQNILLDENYCAKISDFGISKLLGVQQTRTFTLARGTLGYMAPEWQKTMAVCVKVDVYSFGVLLLEVICSRKMLQLEVPENEIMLSDWVYDCFKHGRLAKLVEQQECRGMEVRQLERMVLVGFWCIQEDPFLRPSIKKVLQMLEGTVEITVPPNPIPSSLHSGSNSV encoded by the coding sequence ATGGGTGTCTCTGTGTGTATGGCACTTAGAGGATCGCTCCTTCGTCTCATATGTGTTACATATCTGCTGTTGGCAATGGGCGTTTTGACTCGGCAGCAGAATGGTCCTTGTGCAGATACTGGAAATGGGTTTGGGGTATGTGGGCTGAATGGAATCTGCCTAGTCTCTGGCACTTCCCCTAATTGCAGTTGTCCTCCTGGATTCGACTTTGTGGAGAAAGCTAATCCATCAAATGGATGCCTTCAGATCACATCCCATCAAGAGATCTGCAGTACAAATGGTACAAAAATGGAGACAATTGAGAAGGTAGATTGGCCTAAAAACGATTATTGGCACATGGAATTCGTGAATCAAACTGCCTGCCAGCAGGCATGTATTGATGACTGCTATTGCACAGTTACCATCTACGGCAATGTTAACGGCACAGACAATTGTTGGAAGAAGGCAATGCCTCTGAGAAATGGCGTTGCAAGCCCTACACGAATCGCCTATATAAAAGTCTACAGTGGAATTTCTGAAGCTGTACCGCCTCCGCCGTCAAAGGTAATAAAGGAGGAGAAAGGAAAGGGGCTTGCACTTGTTGGAATAAGCATTATGGGTTGCTCCTTGGTCGTTGCAGTAATTTTGTTATTGCTATGGTTGCTTACATGCCGATCCAAGTTGAAAGTCTTCCACGAGCAACATAAGTTTAATCCGATCGGGCTCAAGCCATTTAGTTATCATGAGCTTGACGCTGCAACTGAAGGTTTCAAGGTAGAAATAGGAAGGGGCGCCTTTGGGACGGTATACAAGGGCACCTTAGCTGACGGAAGAGCAATTGCAGTGAAGAAGCTTCACGATCTGTTCAAGAAACAAAACCCTGAAGAGGGGGAAAAGGAGTTCAGAACAGAGATGGGTATCATCGCAGCAAGCCATCACAAAAATCTTGTTCAGCTCTATGGTTTCTGTGACGAGGGCTCCCACAAGATTCTGGTGTACGAGTACATGTCCAACGGGTCTCTGGACGACCGCCTGTTTAAAGGTACAAAGGGTCTTGATTGGGAGCTGCGTGTTCAGATCCTTTTAGGGACTGCGAGAGGGCTCCTCTACTTACATGAAGAGTGCAGAACCCATATAATCCATTGTGACATAAAGCCTCAGAATATTTTGCTGGATGAAAATTACTGTGCTAAGATATCTGACTTTGGGATATCCAAATTGCTTGGTGTACAACAAACGAGGACGTTTACTTTGGCCCGTGGCACCCTGGGTTACATGGCACCTGAGTGGCAAAAGACTATGGCAGTTTGTGTCAAGGTAGACGTGTATAGCTTCGGAGTGCTACTCTTGGAGGTCATCTGCTCCAGGAAAATGTTGCAATTGGAGGTTCCAGAGAATGAAATAATGTTGTCTGACTGGGTGTACGACTGCTTCAAACATGGGAGACTTGCAAAGTTAGTTGAGCAACAAGAGTGCAGAGGTATGGAGGTAAGACAGTTGGAAAGAATGGTATTGGTGGGGTTTTGGTGCATTCAGGAAGATCCTTTTCTCAGGCCATCAATTAAGAAGGTGCTTCAGATGCTGGAAGGAACAGTGGAAATTACAGTGCCCCCTAATCCAATACCATCTTCATTACACAGTGGAAGCAATTCAGTCTGA